In Topomyia yanbarensis strain Yona2022 chromosome 2, ASM3024719v1, whole genome shotgun sequence, one DNA window encodes the following:
- the LOC131680824 gene encoding PHD finger protein 14-like: MIRSNPNPENPEQSGYNCASCQGPDNDETNMVFCDHCQRWYHFGCAGVTDDVRNVSWNCQDCEEGEADGAGSSELLEKLKQLEAEKKSQKVKMEREKILHRKRLEMQQELFEMRQQLEREKRAMEFEYEKAQMEKKLVEDEDHQKKLDEMWTEMEDKLLQLKLKRNKDTGSSRMPEVDAQCVGKDDSKEKKQKKTKSESIQPGKTEPEKKKSGKGLEVQIWQWRLLLIFVERTVGI; this comes from the coding sequence ATGATTCGGTCAAACCCTAACCCCGAGAATCCTGAACAGTCAGGCTACAATTGCGCGTCTTGTCAAGGTCCGGATAATGACGAAACGAATATGGTGTTTTGCGACCATTGTCAGCGGTGGTACCATTTCGGTTGTGCTGGTGTTACGGACGATGTGCGTAACGTCTCATGGAACTGCCAGGATTGCGAAGAAGGTGAAGCGGATGGTGCTGGTTCGTCTGAGCTGCTAGAGAAGTTAAAACAGCTCGAAGCGGAAAAGAAGAGTCAGAAGGTTAAAATGGAACGGGAGAAGATTCTGCACCGGAAGCGGCTGGAGATGCAGCAGGAGTTATTTGAAATGCGCCAGCAACTGGAACGGGAAAAGCGAGCGATGGAATTCGAGTACGAGAAGGCGCAAATGGAGAAGAAACTTGTGGAAGACGAGGACCACCAGAAGAAACTCGACGAGATGTGGACGGAAATGGAGGATAAGCTGTTGCAGTTGAAGCTGAAGCGGAACAAGGATACCGGTAGCAGTAGAATGCCGGAAGTCGATGCTCAATGTGTGGGTAAGGACGACTCAAAGGAGAAGAAGCAAAAGAAGACGAAGTCGGAAAGCATACAACCTGGTAAAACAGAGCCTGAGAAGAAAAAGTCGGGAAAAGGCCTGGAAGTGCAGATCTGGCAGTGGCGACTCTTGCTGATATTCGTGGAGCGTACCGTAGGCATATAA